From a region of the Drosophila ananassae strain 14024-0371.13 chromosome XL, ASM1763931v2, whole genome shotgun sequence genome:
- the LOC6503942 gene encoding PHD finger protein 12: MSKVDQDPNASLSIMEQIKQLIRPPPNEDEKLVQRSTNTKHPYYRRPGRGHNHDYCDACEEGGNLLCCDRCPSSFHLQCHDPPLSEEDIPSGQWLCHSCRMAKVSQPAASSSSKASSVERVPSAGSGSRANTPSSGELESIPLKIRNLRKRSNSERNSTEKLLAKMPLAIQRALDPNKKPTPLDDVIRAASMLNPQQFSLPPELELHTQFPGNGKVQPVQQAQPSTGNGGHRKCAGNQRRNSKPFELDSQGLVPLPAKTCFYCTRSCKRAPLISCDYCPLYYHQDCLDPPLTALPAGLWMCPNHAENFIDSNMTNSISATERVRLWNRFHQPLDHENVKLEFFRRVNTRHPPFRTKTSLRTRAYIEVPAIVRYHYEHPPALLPSMRQTLRYDRVKQRKNLPTAVDEISRETVTESLLNHLEALRTARAKFREIQREYGTPETAVEGDSDSDTNPEGEQESEATTPGDKVNGAAEQDNPKPDTEIQPTEQPSVVKVESKSKVNFEVLEISYEEEDDDNKAGIIDADLCHLDVDIIKKLAHQRLQQLVQEHPEIVTQYKNRTAARHLRQLAAGEGGETTALQGQLAAEDMNRFSLLFTSETSSILAQKNGNAADEDPAMALHPVLATAAAIAAADAAAESYVPRARSDTEKAYELASRLELKLLQCKVQARAVLTPLGDMLEDSRWFSSLGLDHSIFMRYRTLYIGYGGHYSPSTTMAQAETVDLSAIGYCCRISPQHAIIFYDEFSKSYELINYSEFGSEVNGQLYTCDVTDHMPTHAGKRMRPDDTELKRRVDDLLDKRRHIHRQYEPKRCEQERLAPIVKPACRCTNAGSVPMVPGAWEGSAVLAHGSLLRFGCLSFVFSVPSVGLLLAQTRSKRLV; this comes from the exons ATGTCGAAGGTGGACCAGGACCCCAATGCCTCGCTGAGCATAATGGAA CAAATCAAGCAGCTCATCAGGCCGCCGCCCAACGAGGACGAAAAGCTGGTGCAGCGGAGTACGAACACCAAGCATCCGTACTACAGGCGGCCGGGTCGGGGCCACAACCATGACTACTGCGACGCCTGCGAGGAGGGCGGCAATCTGCTTTGCTGCGACCGATGCCCGTCCAGTTTTCACCTTCAATGCCA TGATCCACCACTTAGCGAGGAGGACATTCCCAGTGGGCAGTGGCTGTGCCACAGTTGCCGCATGGCCAAGGTATCCCAACCGGCCGCTAGTTCATCTTCTAAGGCCAGCTCCGTAGAACGAGTACCGTCTGCTGGAAGTGGCTCCAGGGCCAACACTCCCTCTTCCGGTGAACTGGAGTCTATACCCCTGAAAATCCGCAATCTTCGCAAGCGTAGCAATAGCGAGAGGAACAGCACCGAGAAATTGCTGGCCAAGATGCCGCTGGCCATCCAACGTGCTCTTGATCCAAACAAGAAGCCAACGCCCTTGGACGATGTAATACGAGCTGCCAGCATGCTGAATCCACAGCAGTTTTCTTTGCCACCTGAACTGGAGCTGCACACTCAGTTTCCGGGAAACGGAAAGGTTCAGCCTGTTCAACAAGCGCAGCCCTCGACTGGAAATGGAGGTCATCGCAAATGCGCTGGCAACCAGCGCAGAAACTCAAAACCTTTTGAGCTGGACTCCCAGGGTCTTGTGCCGTTGCCAGCAAAGACGTGCTTCTACTGTACCAGATCCTGTAAAAGGGCGCCGCTTATATCCTGCGACTACTGCCCGCTCTACTACCATCAGGACTGCCTCGATCCGCCGCTGACCGCACTGCCTGCAGGTCTCTGGATGTGCCCCAATCATGCCGAGAACTTTATT GACTCCAACATGACAAACAGCATCTCTGCTACTGAGCGAGTGCGTTTGTGGAACCGCTTTCACCAGCCGCTGGACCATGAGAACGTAAAGCTGGAGTTCTTCCGTCGCGTCAACACCCGTCATCCACCCTTCCGCACTAAAACTAGTTTGCGGACCAGAGCCTACATCGAGGTACCGGCCATCGTGCGCTACCACTATGAACATCCTCCGGCACTGCTACCCTCGATGCGTCAGACCCTGCGCTACGACCGTGTCAAGCAGCGCAAAAATTTACCCACCGCTGTAGATGAAATATCCAGGGAGACTGTCACGGAGTCGCTGCTCAACCACCTGGAAGCCCTGCGAACGGCACGAGCAAAATTTCGCGAAATTCAGAGGGAGTACGGGACGCCAGAGACCGCCGTCGAGGGCGACAGTGACAGCGATACCAATCCCGAGGGTGAACAGGAGTCTGAGGCGACCACACCTGGGGATAAAGTAAATGGAGCAGCCGAGCAGGACAACCCGAAACCAGACACTGAAATACAGCCCACCGAACAACCCTCCGTTGTCAAAGTGGAATCAAAA TCGAAGGTGAATTTCGAGGTGCTGGAAATAAGctacgaggaggaggacgacgacaACAAGGCAGGCATTATTGATGCTGATCTCTGCCACCTAGATGTCGACATTATCAAGAAACTGGCCCATCAACGTTTACAACAACTGGTACAGGAGCACCCAGAGATTGTGACTCAGTACAAGAACCGCACGGCTGCCCGCCACCTGCGCCAGTTGGCAGCTGGAGAAGGTGGAGAGACCACGGCATTGCAGGGTCAACTAGCCGCGGAGGACATGAACCGCTTCTCGCTGCTCTTCACCAGCGAAACGTCTTCGATTTTGGCCCAGAAAAATGGTAATGCCGCCGACGAGGATCCGGCAATGGCTCTGCATCCGGTGCTAGCCACTGCGGCGGCTATAGCTGCCGCAGACGCTGCGGCAGAAAGCTATGTACCACGTGCCCGCAGCGATACAGAGAAAGCCTACGAGCTGGCATCGCGCCTTGAGCTGAAGCTGCTCCAATGTAAAGTACAGGCGCGTGCAGTATTGACTCCACTCGGAGACATGCTGGAGGACAGCCGCTGGTTCAGTTCCCTTGGATTAGATCACTCTATTTTTATGCGATACCGTACATTGTATATTGGATACGGCGGCCATTACTCCCCGTCGACCACAATGGCGCAGGCGGAGACTGTAGATCTCTCCGCCATAGGCTACTGTTGTCGTATTTCGCCGCAACAcgccatcattttttatgacGAGTTTTCCAAGTCCTACGAGTTGATCAACTACTCGGAATTCGGCTCGGAAGTCAACGGGCAGTTGTATACTTGCGACGTTACCGACCACATGCCCACGCACGCCGGAAAAAGGATGCGGCCGGATGATACGGAGTTAAAAAGACGAGTGGATGACTTGCTTGACAAGCGACGCCACATCCACCGGCAGTACGAGCCGAAAAGGTGCGAACAGGAGAG GCTGGCCCCTATTGTGAAGCCCGCTTGTCGCTGCACCAACGCCGGATCTGTGCCAATGGTTCCAGGAGCATGGGAAGGCTCCGCAGTGTTGGCCCATGGCAGTCTACTCCGCTTCGGCTGCCTCTCGTTTGTGTTTTCGGTACCATCGGTGGGCTTACTCCTGGCGCAGACACGCAGCAAGCGGCTAGTTTAA